The Chryseolinea soli nucleotide sequence ATATCAGGGTCCTGTCGCAGAAAGGTTCTTAGCGCTGCAGAAAAGGTAAGACCGATTTCCTCTTTGACTTGCACCTGGTTGATGCCCTCCAGGGTATATTCAATGGGGTCCTCTATGGTCAGGATGTTGTCGGTTTCTTTGTTCAGGACTTTCAACGTGCCGTACAAAGTGGTTGTCTTGCCAGATCCCGTTGGTCCGCTGATCAATATGATCCCATTGGGTTTCCGGATACTTTCCTTGTACCGCGACATGTCCAGTGCCGAAAATCCCAATTGTTCAATATCAACCGATGTGGCGCTGTGCCCCAAAATTCTCAACACTATTTTTTCACCGTACAGGGTAGGCAAAACAGACACCCGGATATCAAATTTCATTTCGCTGTTCTGAAAGAAAATCCGACCATCCTGCGGCAGTCGTTTCTCCGAAATATCCAGACCCGCCATAATCTTAACTTTGTTGATCAGCGCCGGGTAGTCCTTTTTATTGATTCGGATTTTCTCGATGAGCTTGCCGTCGATCCGCAACCTTATCCTGCATTTTTGATCATAAATTTCAATATGGATATCACTGCTTCCCAAGAGCCGCGCTTCCTTCAGCAGTTGATCCAGAAAGTTTCGATCAGAGATTTCAAAGACGCGGCTCTCCCGCGGACGATTGCCGGTCTCGCGCAAATAGAACTTGGTCAACGCCTCTTCTATCTCAGCGGGATTTCTCGGAATAACATTGAGGGCATAGCCGAGCACAATCTCAAGTTCATCCCGGTGCCTTTTTTCAAACACATTCTCGTCGACATAGACCTCCAGTGATTGGTTATCAAACTTGCCCGGCAAGACGCGATAGGTCCAGGCAATTTCCGAAGAAATGTACTTTTTTGTTTGGGGATCAAGTATCAGCTCGCCGGTCATCCTTATTCGTATGCTAGTTGATAAAAAGGACAATCGATCTGAATGCAACACAAAGGCTTAGGTAGCCTGCTAACGGAATCGTCTGGTGGACCCTGTAAAAAGCAAAAAGCCTGTTCATCAAAACATGAAGCAGTAAGGATGCTATCAAGGCAACAACCATAAACACAACAAAATGCGGAAAATCGAACAGGGAGATAATGCAACCTAAAAAGATCAGGTCGCCCAAGCCAATGGCCTGCGACCATTTGAAGTTATGACGTCTAAAAGAAAAGTAGAGATATCCAATGCCCAGTATAAAAGCAACATACAGCGCATTCATCAATCCGTTGATCAAAATCTCTTCCATGCTATACATATGAAGCGATAGATTCACGATGGCCACAAAAAGCAACGGGAACACGATCAGACTAATTTCTCTGAATCTCAAATCCTGATAAAATATAAAACCCAGAATACACAAGGTTACAATAATGGCTGCTGACATGACGGGGGGTGTGGTGCTTTCAATCCTTCACAACTTCATTCAAATTGCTATTCTCATCAATCTCCCAAACATTAAACTCACCGTCTCCATCAAAATCCACCACCGCGGTGGCGCGCACGACGAATGTTTTTGTATCGGCGGTAACCACTTCAAAAGTGTAGTTTGATTTGCCTCCCTCTGAAACTAATTTCTCTTGTTCAAACCCAATTTTGTCCAAGTCATTTGAGAATTTGGAAAATTCGTAGAAGTGCGTTTTCTCCAACGTATAGATATGCTTAAGGCCTTGCTTGGCTTCCACACTCCGCGTTCGTGAAATCAGGGGCATCAACACCGGCAGCGCCATTAAAACAAGAATCCCTATAATGACCAACACCACCAGGAGCTCAGTCAGGGTAAACGCTTTAAGCTTGGGTGATGCAATTCTTTGAACTTCTCGTCGAAAAATTCGAGTGATACACAATTTCATAGTAGCTATAATTCTTTTAACGCTTTGGCTAAGCAGACAACTCACACTACGGAGGTGCAAATATAGACGTCTAATTCAATTTTTTTTAGACGAACGAACACTTTGTAAGTTATCGCTTCAAATTGCACGACGAACCAAGGCCCTCCTGAAGGCGTTTCGCCTGCGCAACAACCGGAAAACGATTTTGCTGCTACCCGATTCCGTAAAACATTGACGCATAGCCACTACGGGGAAGCGTAATTTTTAAACAGATTGTTACACTTTTCAACCTAACATCACCAGCCAACGCAATCTATTTATTGTAAGTTGTTCAAAATCAATTCCCTAATTAAAAAGATCAGAAAGGAAATCCTTGATGTGACGTGACCTCAGTTTAAATTCATCATCTTATTTCACTTTAGTAAAACTTTGCATTTAAATGAAGATAGATATGCCGCTAGCTGTCACGCAATTCCATTAAAATAGGAGCCATCAGCAATCGTTCCCAATGGTTTAAATCAGTTCCTTAGCAGCCGCTACAAAATTCAATCTGCCTCCTGCTAGGCCACTCGTTAGCACTGATCCTTAACTGTTTACATTTTGACAAGCCGCGTCAAATCAATATCTAGGGTCAGCGTTGTTTAACGTTGGATTAGAAAGAATGAACACGACACATGAATTTTGTCAGTCATGAGGTCGACAGCCAACCATTCCCTGCGCATCTTATTTCCATTCGCCTCATGCGTCGGCCGAGCGAGACATGAATTCACCCAGTAAAGGTGGATGCAAAACAGCAAATCGTTCATGAAGTCCACTCTCTGCCTATACTAACGGCAGTGACGCGACGAAATTGTTTAATTTGATTGTTTTATCGGTAAGTGTTCATCCGGGGAAGTAAAAATTTTATGGTGCAAGCTCCAACGCGGGAAACGCGTCAAAGCACAAAGCTCAGCTATGATGCGATGACATGATATGCTACCGGTCCGTCACGCCACGCGACCACTAACCTGTATAAACCTAATGAACCGACAAAAGCGACACATGTGCTGCCACCGCTACCCACCGTTTCTTTCTTTGCATATAAATATCCTGATAGCAAACTCTCCCCGTCTTTAACGTATTAGCTTCCTTGAACACAAAAGTCATGTAGGCCGTGACCACACCGATCTTTTCATCGAGCATGCGCACGTCGGCGCTGTCGATGTTCACAGACAGTATTTCTTGCCGTCGTAAATTGCGAATGACGTCGCGCCGCGTCATCTTGTTGCCATCGGGTGAGATCAATATGAAATCGTTGGCAAAGATCCGTTCGAGCGTGACCGAATCTTTTGACGGATAGGAACGGATCCAGTCTTCGTTCATCCGTTTCAAAGTCTCTACGGATTTGTTTTGTGCATGAAGCTGGCATGTGAAAACCATGACCAAGCTAAAGAGGAGTATTGCTTTCATTGCTAATGCTTCTGTTGGTACGTTTTAAAAATAATTATAAAAGCAATGGGGTAACGTTAACCGAGTGTTAAAATGGTATCTCCACAAGGAAGATATTTTTTACGCTCCAGGAGCAAGTCCGGACAGTTCGTTTCAAAACCGTCGCATCCTTTTCATCCCGTTTACGCTACAACGAAACAAGCTCCACTTTCTCACGATGCATATTCCCCCAATCCGACATCGCTCGCAGCATAGGCCGCATGGTATGACCGAGTGCTGTCAACTTGTACTCCACGCGCGGCGGCACCTCAGGATAGACCACGCGCTCGATGATCTGCGCTTTTTCCAATTCTCTCAGTTGCGCCACCAGCATACGTTCGGAAATGCCTTCGATGGATTTTTTCAATTCGCCATAGCGCATGGTTCCATAGATCAACCGGCAAAGGATGGCAGGCTTCCATCGTCCTCCCACGATGTTCAGAGCATACGCCATACCACAACTGGCCTTCAGTTGTTTTTCGTTGAAAGCGTTCGTTGAGCTGTTTTTTCTCATTTTTTACTTTTTTGTTAGTACCTAACAATGCACACAGTACCTGCAAATATAAATGCCGCTGCCCTACTTTTGGTTCATCCAACAACGAAGAATAACAGATGAAAAAATTTGCAAACAAAACTGTTTTGGTCACTGGCGGCAGTCGCGGCATTGGCGCCGCCATCACACAACGCCTCGCCCGGGAAGGCGCAAACGTAGCCTTCACGTATCATCGCTCCGGCGAAAAAGCGCAAGCCGTTGCCGCTGCGATAACCAAAGACGGTGGCAAAGCCTTGGCCATCCAAGCGAACAGCGGCGTTCCGGGCGACGTATCGGATGCTGTGAACCAAACCGTGAAAGCCTTTGGCGGTATCGATATCCTTGTTAGCAACGCAGGTATTTACATCGGCAAGACCTTTGAAGACCACACGCTGGAAGAATACGAGGAGATCATGTCGGTGAATGTGCGGGCGGTCTACGTTGCCGCCCTGGCCGCGGTGAAACACATGGGCGCCGGTGGACGGATCATCACCATTGGCAGCAACATGGCCGACAACTCGACAGGGCCACAAACCACTTTATATACTATGAGCAAATCCGCACTGCAAGGCTTTACGCGCGGACTGGCCAGAGACCTGGGACCAAAAAAGATCACCGTCAACCTGGTCCAACCCGGCCCCGTGGATACCGACATGAATCCGGCGCACACGGAACTCGCCGACTTCCTAAGAAGTCGCATGGCCCTGGCCGACTACGGCACAGGCGACGATGTTGCCGGGCTGGTCTCTTTTTTGGCGGGCGATGAAGGGAAGTTCATTACGGGCTCATCGCTCACCATCGATGGTGGCTTTAACGCCTGACAAGAATAGTAGTCCGTTGCATAGCTCGACCGAACACCTTGGTCGTCGACGGACGTTTATTTTATGGTCACGATCTCAAAATCACTCGACGGAGCGGGCACAATAACTATGACGTGCTCGCTCCGTCCTTGTGGATACTATGTGATCTGAATCGCGCAAAACCTTAACCCACCCTGCACGTTTATGCTAAAGATTCGACTGGCAAATTTTTAACATCTTCGTCCATGGACTTATCCGGAATGCAATATCAACAGATACCGCCTCCCGCCTATCTGAAGAATTATGTCCGGTATTTCTATGCCTTGGAAACGAAAGATCAAAAGCCTTCCGTATATACCTTCCGAACCATTGCCGACGGTGGGCCTGGGTTGCTCTTTCAGCCACACGAGCAGGGCACCTACACGCAGAGTGATAAACTGCTTCCCGAGCTTTTTCTATACGGCCAATCCACTACCCACGTGGAGACGTGTCTGAACGGAACATTCACCACTCTTGGTGTTTTATTTTATCCGCATGCGCTGAAATCGGTTTTTGGATTGGATGCACACGAGCTCACCGACCTTTGTCTCGATCTGAATGCCGAGGCCGTCAAACAAGGCCACCGTCTTTCGGAACAACTGGCTGCTGCCGCAACCCTGGAAGCACGGGTGGAGGCGCTCTCCGCGTATTTGTTTTTTCTCGTCCAAAAAAACAGCGTCCTTACCGATCGCAAAATGGAGCATGCGATTACGCAGATCGTGCAGTCGGGTGGTAGCGTGTCGCTGAAAGCGCTTCATAAAGAGCTGGGTCTTTCCGAGCGAAGTGTGGAGCGCAAGTTCAAACAATACGTGGGCCTGTCGCCCAAACTGTTTGCACGCATCTGCCAGTTTCAATCTTCACTCAATCAAATCCGAAACCTCAAGCACGACAAGCTGTCCGACATTGCCTATGAAAACGAGTATGCCGACCAGTCGCACCTGATCCGTACGTTTCGCGAATTCTCGGGCATGTCACCAAACGAATACCAAAAACAATTCAGTACCCTTGCCAAAAATCTCCCCATCTTTCCCAACGAGGATCCACTCGTAGGCTTGGTGCTATCTTACGGATTGCAGCGCCCATAAAACCCACCAGCTTTGCTTACCGCTAGGGCATGTGACTGAACCTCTCTGCCAAACATTCTTCAATTCGATTGACTTTCCAAAGGCATTCTCGACAACATCTCGGCTTCTGCATCCGAGGTAACGGGCCGATAAAGATTTGGCAGCCTTAGAAAAAAATTTGTTCCCACACCCGGTTGTGACTCCACGCGCACGTCGCCGTTGAGGCGTTTAATCGTTTCCCTGAAAATAAAAAGCCCCAGACCCGTACCCTTCGAATTGTAGTCAGCGCGGTAGAACATGTCGAATATTTTATCGAGGTGTTCGGGTTGTATGCCAATGCCGTTGTCGCCAAAGACGATGGCAATTTCCGTGGGAGAAATGCGCGCGTTGATCTCGATAAAGGAGTTCTCCTTGGTGACGTCCGCATAGCGGATGGCGTTCGAGATGAGGTTGTTGAACAGGATGGTGACGCGGTTTTTATCGGAATAGAAAACGTGGTTGTGATTGATGTTCACCCTCCGTTCGATACGGTCGAATCCTTCCACAAAACTGCTTTGTTCAAAGATCTCCTCGATCAAAACATCGAGGTGGATGGGCTCGGGCGCGATCTTCATGCGTTTGTTCTTGGAGAAGTTCACGATCTGGCTGATAAAATATTCGGAGCGGTGAATGCTCTTCTCCATCATGGCCAGGTATTCTTTCAAGCTACCATCCTTGTTCTCGTAGCGCATCAGGTTGATGAGCCCGAGCAACGACGAGAGGGGCGAACGCAAATCGTGAGCAGTGGAGTATAAAAAATTGTCAAGCTCGCGGTTCAGTGCGCGCAGTTGCTTGTTTTTCGTTTTGAGCTCTTTCGATTTACCGCGAATGTCTTTCATCTGGTCGCGGGCCTGATCCATCAACAGGATGAACGAGCTGGTGAGCGTATTGATCTCGTTAGCGGCGTTGCGCATGGTGAAATCGGTTCGTTTCTCGCTGCGGGAGTTGAGCGCGTCGTCTACCAACCGCGACAAACGGGCAATGGGTTCTGACAGCCGCTTGGATATCCAATACCCCGACAACAAAGAAAAAAATATGGCGCCCACTAGTGTGATGAAATAAAAAATTCTCCCATTGTCCTGTGCGCTCAGGGATTTGTCATAAGAATAATTGGAGAGCCGATAATACTGGTCGCTGAGCGACGACGTGAGCGTATTCAGTTCGCTACGCACACCATCGTAGCCGCTCAAACCGATCGCCTTTTGAATGGCCGCAAGCTGGAGGAAGATGCGGCGGTATTCATCGAGGTGGTTGATCGCCTCGGCGTTGGTTCTGCCCATTTGCAGCACCGCATGTAATGCGGCATACCGCCCCTGGAATGCATCGATGTAGGTCGTGTCGTGGCGAAGGAAAAAATCTTTCTCGTGCCGACGCAGGTTTAGGATGTTCACAATGTTGTGGTTGTCGACATCCGACTCCTCCAGCGCGTGGGCATGCAGCCGCATGTCCCCTTCCAAGCCATAGTTCTTGAATCCTTTTTGATAGACAAGGCCTTCCAACCGGTCGAACTTCCGGTTGTAGAGCGTCAGCGTGCTATCGAGAGAGAGCAGATTGCTTTGGATGCTGTAGTCGTTGCGGCGGATGTCTTGCAGCAAGCCCGACAACTCGACTTTAATAAAGGCATTCAGGCTGTCGCGAACTTTCAGGTAATGACTTTTCCGGGTCTTGAAATAGTCCTCGTTGATTGCCTCGAGGTCAAAAAAATCATTGTCCGATTTGATGAGGCTTAGCGTATAGATCTCGAGTTGACTGATCTTGCTGTGAATGCCGGCCACACGGCTCGTGTTTTCCATGATGTAGATCGAAACCAGGGAGAGCACGAGGATGAGGAACGTTAAAAAAAGAAAGCCCGAAACCATACGGCTGCGTATGGAATTGAGTTCGAAGAATTTCAGCATTGCTTGCCTAAAAAATTGATAAAGTGCAGACAAAAATGAGATTTTCTCCCCGGGGCAACGCTGCCAAAGGGGTTAAGATATTATTAATAATTTTATCCCTATATGACCAAAACACAAGCGGGCCGCCGGGAGGGTTTCCCGCGGCCCGCTGGGCGTATTTTTTTTGCTATTGAATCAGTTGCGTAAAATGCGCACCTGGTAAGCTTCGTCGTCTATGCGCAGGGTTAGGACGTACACACCCCGCTGGCCGTTTTGCATTCGGGTCGACAACGCCTGATTCAAGCCCGAGAGCGTTCCCGATCCTTTGTACACAACCTCCGCCTGGGGGCTTCTCAGTTCCGCCTGCATCACTTCGCTGTCCGCTATATCGTCCGACCGCAGTGCCAATGGCCCGGACGAAGGATTGGGATAGACCTGGAATTGGATCGGGCGATGGGCATCCAGTATGGTGAAAATGCTGAGTTGGGGTGCTCCGCTTTGCAGGCCTGGGGTGACCTCCGAAATATAGAACGGCACCGCTTCCAGCACTTCGCGTTTGTTGTCGGCCAGGGGCGTGAGTGTAAACGAAACGCGCTGGCTTCCGGCCGGCACATCCACCACCATTTTATTTTGAACTACCTGCGGCGCGGTCGTGTAGTCAACGTTATACTGCGCGCCAAGCGCCTCAGGCACGAAAAGGGTGACCTTTTGATTCGTGACCGGTACGATGGACAATTTTAAAAAGACTTGCTGGTCACCCGATCCTTCCTGCGCGCTTTGTACCAGTTGCACGAATGAAATCACCGGAACGTCATCGTCCTGCACGGTGAGTGTAAACACACCCCGTGCGCCCCCGTCTACTCCTCCGGCATTCAATACCGTGAACACCGCCGTTTCATCCAATTCGTCTTCGCGATCATTGACGACCGTGATCTTAAATGTGGCCTGCGTCGTATGAGCGGGTACCTGTACCGTGAGCTTTCCTTGTGAGGAGGCGGGCTGCGTTGTGAAATCTTTGCCATAGACGGCCGTGCCGCCAAGTGCAAGGGTGATGGCTTGCGGCGCTGGCAGGGGTTCGCTCAGGGTCAAAGAAACGGTATACGTTGCTGCCGTTTTCTCGGAAGCAGAAAGGCTCTGCTGTACGAAATTTACTTCCGGCAATTTGAACAAGTAACGGGTTTTCACAGGAAGGTGGTCGCTGGTGGTCGTGGCATATCCCGGGATCAGCCGGAAAGGAGCGATCACCTGCGCGGAAGCTTTCAGATAGTCATCCTTCAACGGCTTCGAAAGAATCTGGTGATCGATAACATCCTGGAAGCTCACGGTGGAACGTGCACCGGCATCGCTCAGGGCTTTTGTCACGGCCACATAACGTGCCGTGTCGTTCACGATGGCCGCATAGGGCGTGGCCTCTCCTACCACGATGGATTGATCGAGATCGTCGTTAAGGTCACCCAGTATAATAAATTTCTCACCCGTGTGGTGGGCATCGAGACTGTCTTTCAGCACCGTGGCATCGTAGAGCCGGCGGTTGCGATCTTCCGGAGCATCGCCCGACTTGGCGTGGATGTCGATGAGCGTGATCTTTTCGATCGCTCCATTGATCGTGGCGTTTATCGTGACCGCAAAGGGTAGTCTTCCGCTGGAGTAAAAGCTCGAAGGATCACCGGAAGGATAACCGGGCAACAGCGACGGGTCTATCAGGCGCGCAGAGTCATAGCGCGATTCGAACAAAACACGGGAAGAAATTACCTTGACGGTGGCGGTGTCATAGATAAAACAAACTTTCTGCGGAGGAAAGGTATTGTCGGGGCCATTGAAAGAATACGAATACCGATCGGAACAGACATAGCTACGGCCGAGCTGTGACACCAGCACGCGGAACAGCGTATCGTTCGAAACCTCTTGCACCGCGATGATGTCGGCGTTTAACGATTGTATCACGGTCTTAACGTTCTGCAACTGCAGGGCTTCATCTTCAGGACCAAATTC carries:
- a CDS encoding helix-turn-helix domain-containing protein; this encodes MDLSGMQYQQIPPPAYLKNYVRYFYALETKDQKPSVYTFRTIADGGPGLLFQPHEQGTYTQSDKLLPELFLYGQSTTHVETCLNGTFTTLGVLFYPHALKSVFGLDAHELTDLCLDLNAEAVKQGHRLSEQLAAAATLEARVEALSAYLFFLVQKNSVLTDRKMEHAITQIVQSGGSVSLKALHKELGLSERSVERKFKQYVGLSPKLFARICQFQSSLNQIRNLKHDKLSDIAYENEYADQSHLIRTFREFSGMSPNEYQKQFSTLAKNLPIFPNEDPLVGLVLSYGLQRP
- a CDS encoding type IV pilin protein produces the protein MKLCITRIFRREVQRIASPKLKAFTLTELLVVLVIIGILVLMALPVLMPLISRTRSVEAKQGLKHIYTLEKTHFYEFSKFSNDLDKIGFEQEKLVSEGGKSNYTFEVVTADTKTFVVRATAVVDFDGDGEFNVWEIDENSNLNEVVKD
- a CDS encoding GspE/PulE family protein encodes the protein MTGELILDPQTKKYISSEIAWTYRVLPGKFDNQSLEVYVDENVFEKRHRDELEIVLGYALNVIPRNPAEIEEALTKFYLRETGNRPRESRVFEISDRNFLDQLLKEARLLGSSDIHIEIYDQKCRIRLRIDGKLIEKIRINKKDYPALINKVKIMAGLDISEKRLPQDGRIFFQNSEMKFDIRVSVLPTLYGEKIVLRILGHSATSVDIEQLGFSALDMSRYKESIRKPNGIILISGPTGSGKTTTLYGTLKVLNKETDNILTIEDPIEYTLEGINQVQVKEEIGLTFSAALRTFLRQDPDIIMVGEIRDAETASLAIRAALTGHLVLSTIHTNSAWGTISRLIDMNVPPFLLSNTLNASIAQRLIRLLCPVCKERMEAKDAIFPSGFKKRHLVKEHYVSKGCKECLYTGYKGRKAIYEVIQIDADVADLIVSNAKDVAANFKSKEVKNLQESALEILIKGETSVEEIYPLLLNDQY
- a CDS encoding winged helix-turn-helix transcriptional regulator, whose product is MRKNSSTNAFNEKQLKASCGMAYALNIVGGRWKPAILCRLIYGTMRYGELKKSIEGISERMLVAQLRELEKAQIIERVVYPEVPPRVEYKLTALGHTMRPMLRAMSDWGNMHREKVELVSL
- a CDS encoding sensor histidine kinase, translated to MLKFFELNSIRSRMVSGFLFLTFLILVLSLVSIYIMENTSRVAGIHSKISQLEIYTLSLIKSDNDFFDLEAINEDYFKTRKSHYLKVRDSLNAFIKVELSGLLQDIRRNDYSIQSNLLSLDSTLTLYNRKFDRLEGLVYQKGFKNYGLEGDMRLHAHALEESDVDNHNIVNILNLRRHEKDFFLRHDTTYIDAFQGRYAALHAVLQMGRTNAEAINHLDEYRRIFLQLAAIQKAIGLSGYDGVRSELNTLTSSLSDQYYRLSNYSYDKSLSAQDNGRIFYFITLVGAIFFSLLSGYWISKRLSEPIARLSRLVDDALNSRSEKRTDFTMRNAANEINTLTSSFILLMDQARDQMKDIRGKSKELKTKNKQLRALNRELDNFLYSTAHDLRSPLSSLLGLINLMRYENKDGSLKEYLAMMEKSIHRSEYFISQIVNFSKNKRMKIAPEPIHLDVLIEEIFEQSSFVEGFDRIERRVNINHNHVFYSDKNRVTILFNNLISNAIRYADVTKENSFIEINARISPTEIAIVFGDNGIGIQPEHLDKIFDMFYRADYNSKGTGLGLFIFRETIKRLNGDVRVESQPGVGTNFFLRLPNLYRPVTSDAEAEMLSRMPLESQSN
- a CDS encoding nuclear transport factor 2 family protein; this translates as MKAILLFSLVMVFTCQLHAQNKSVETLKRMNEDWIRSYPSKDSVTLERIFANDFILISPDGNKMTRRDVIRNLRRQEILSVNIDSADVRMLDEKIGVVTAYMTFVFKEANTLKTGRVCYQDIYMQRKKRWVAVAAHVSLLSVH
- a CDS encoding DUF5689 domain-containing protein, giving the protein MKGKFTVFLLVVLCALQVNVMAQIALPTLNTPYQQNFDSLASSGTTNPVETFPHGWTFVETGTSANTTYAAGTGSSNTGNTYSFGTTPADRAAGSLLSGSVTPTIGAGFANNTGGTITDLLISYHGEQWRLGATGRADRLDFQYSVDASSLSDGSWTDADALDFSSPITTGTTGALDGNNPLNSTTLTFTITGLNLAPGATFYIRWLDFNAAGADDGLAIDDFALTASGIAAGTPIIALAPAQLNFGDVNVGTSDTLTYVVTGSNLTDPIAVSSDNAYYTLSTDGNTFASSLSLANTGDTVFVKFAPVAGGTSSGSVLHQSGSTSKLLALTGNGFDQVASIIPIASARAHALGDRVTIAGRVTVANELGNPAYVQDASGGIPVFDFNFAHGVTIGDSVIVTGPLGVFNDQKQISGSGIFFTKVNATPRILAPQTIAIADLAAHEGELVKVVDVSLVNSDFVFYPQSTETLQSDGAQVDLRIDGDTDIPGLEKPEGSFEVTAVVGRFRTSIQLLPRFSADIPGLQEPTPTTDSIPSSKTFDVVDWNLEFFGARKEDYGNQEFGPEDEALQLQNVKTVIQSLNADIIAVQEVSNDTLFRVLVSQLGRSYVCSDRYSYSFNGPDNTFPPQKVCFIYDTATVKVISSRVLFESRYDSARLIDPSLLPGYPSGDPSSFYSSGRLPFAVTINATINGAIEKITLIDIHAKSGDAPEDRNRRLYDATVLKDSLDAHHTGEKFIILGDLNDDLDQSIVVGEATPYAAIVNDTARYVAVTKALSDAGARSTVSFQDVIDHQILSKPLKDDYLKASAQVIAPFRLIPGYATTTSDHLPVKTRYLFKLPEVNFVQQSLSASEKTAATYTVSLTLSEPLPAPQAITLALGGTAVYGKDFTTQPASSQGKLTVQVPAHTTQATFKITVVNDREDELDETAVFTVLNAGGVDGGARGVFTLTVQDDDVPVISFVQLVQSAQEGSGDQQVFLKLSIVPVTNQKVTLFVPEALGAQYNVDYTTAPQVVQNKMVVDVPAGSQRVSFTLTPLADNKREVLEAVPFYISEVTPGLQSGAPQLSIFTILDAHRPIQFQVYPNPSSGPLALRSDDIADSEVMQAELRSPQAEVVYKGSGTLSGLNQALSTRMQNGQRGVYVLTLRIDDEAYQVRILRN
- a CDS encoding SDR family NAD(P)-dependent oxidoreductase, whose product is MKKFANKTVLVTGGSRGIGAAITQRLAREGANVAFTYHRSGEKAQAVAAAITKDGGKALAIQANSGVPGDVSDAVNQTVKAFGGIDILVSNAGIYIGKTFEDHTLEEYEEIMSVNVRAVYVAALAAVKHMGAGGRIITIGSNMADNSTGPQTTLYTMSKSALQGFTRGLARDLGPKKITVNLVQPGPVDTDMNPAHTELADFLRSRMALADYGTGDDVAGLVSFLAGDEGKFITGSSLTIDGGFNA